The Nitriliruptor alkaliphilus DSM 45188 genome includes a region encoding these proteins:
- a CDS encoding alpha/beta fold hydrolase, producing MNDVGSVVPDWFTEALADPGEAGSVTVAGATIRFLAWGQRSAPTLVLVHGGAAHARWWAPLAPLLARDHRVIALDLSGHGDSDHREAYPVETWADEVLAVALAGGGARPLTIVGHSMGGFITIVAAATRGAELDGAIVLDSPVLRPDPETLEADRTGRNLFRAPKTYASIEEAVGHFHLVPPQPRRHPWLLDEVARHSLRQVEGGWTWKFDPRLFVTRSGPREPSEYGPQLARAACRLAVINGERSAIVDDDVIEHMRELVAGSPAAAAGVPFVRVPDAHHHLLLDEPLATVTAIRAILATWSPVGTGPRAVATTEGTATGPGATAP from the coding sequence GTGAACGATGTGGGCAGCGTGGTGCCGGACTGGTTCACCGAGGCGTTGGCCGACCCCGGCGAGGCCGGCAGCGTGACGGTCGCGGGGGCGACCATCCGCTTCCTCGCGTGGGGCCAGCGGTCGGCACCGACGTTGGTGCTCGTCCACGGCGGTGCCGCCCACGCTCGGTGGTGGGCGCCCCTGGCCCCGCTGCTGGCGCGTGACCACCGGGTCATCGCGCTCGATCTGTCCGGCCACGGCGACTCCGACCACCGGGAGGCCTACCCGGTCGAGACCTGGGCCGACGAGGTCCTCGCCGTCGCCCTGGCCGGCGGCGGCGCCCGGCCGCTGACGATCGTCGGCCACTCGATGGGTGGCTTCATCACGATCGTTGCCGCGGCGACGCGCGGCGCCGAACTCGACGGCGCCATCGTCCTGGACTCGCCGGTGTTGCGCCCCGACCCCGAGACGCTCGAGGCCGATCGCACCGGTCGCAACCTGTTCCGGGCGCCGAAGACCTACGCCTCCATCGAGGAGGCCGTCGGCCACTTCCACCTCGTGCCGCCCCAGCCCCGGCGCCACCCCTGGTTGCTCGACGAGGTCGCCCGTCACAGCCTCCGCCAGGTGGAGGGCGGCTGGACCTGGAAGTTCGACCCGCGGCTGTTCGTCACCCGATCGGGGCCGCGGGAACCGAGCGAGTACGGGCCGCAGCTCGCCCGCGCCGCCTGCCGCCTCGCCGTGATCAACGGGGAACGCTCGGCCATCGTGGACGACGACGTGATCGAGCACATGCGCGAACTGGTCGCCGGTTCGCCGGCCGCCGCTGCCGGGGTGCCGTTCGTCCGCGTCCCGGACGCCCACCACCACCTGCTGCTCGACGAGCCGCTCGCGACGGTGACCGCCATCCGGGCCATCCTGGCGACGTGGTCACCCGTCGGCACCGGCCCACGCGCGGTCGCCACCACCGAAGGCACGGCCACCGGACCCGGTGCCACCGCTCCCTGA
- the coaA gene encoding type I pantothenate kinase, whose amino-acid sequence MTLPRDAWATLRSATPMTLDQRDVDQLRGTADSLTLDEVADVYLPLSRLLNLYVAARQDLHRVTDTFLGSLAAKVPFVIGIAGSVAVGKSTTSRILQALLARWPDHPEVALVTTDGFLWPNAELERRGLMDRKGFPEAYDVASLVHFIAAVKSGEPEVSAPVYDHVIYDVVPNERIVVSQPDVLIVEGLNVLQSGSSSDERVFVSDYFDFSIYVDADEADIERWYVERFRTLRGTAFRDPRSYFSRYADLDDDEANATASDIWRRINGRNLRDNVLPTRSRADLILQKGPDHAVEQVLLRKL is encoded by the coding sequence GTGACGCTCCCCCGCGACGCCTGGGCGACGCTGCGCTCGGCGACCCCGATGACGCTGGACCAGCGGGACGTCGACCAGCTGCGAGGAACGGCCGACAGTCTGACCCTCGACGAGGTCGCGGACGTCTACCTGCCGTTGTCGCGGCTGCTGAACCTCTACGTGGCGGCCCGGCAGGACCTCCACCGGGTGACGGACACCTTCCTCGGTTCGCTGGCGGCCAAGGTGCCGTTCGTGATCGGGATCGCCGGTTCGGTGGCCGTCGGCAAATCGACCACCTCGCGCATCCTCCAGGCCCTGCTCGCACGCTGGCCGGACCACCCCGAGGTCGCGCTCGTGACCACCGACGGCTTCCTGTGGCCGAACGCCGAGCTCGAACGACGAGGGCTCATGGACCGCAAGGGCTTCCCCGAGGCCTACGACGTGGCCTCGCTCGTGCACTTCATCGCGGCCGTGAAGTCGGGCGAGCCGGAGGTCAGCGCACCGGTGTACGACCACGTGATCTACGACGTGGTCCCGAACGAACGCATCGTGGTGAGCCAACCGGACGTCCTCATCGTCGAGGGCCTCAACGTCCTGCAGTCAGGCTCCAGCAGCGACGAGCGCGTGTTCGTCTCGGACTACTTCGACTTCTCGATCTACGTGGACGCCGACGAGGCCGACATCGAGCGCTGGTACGTCGAGCGGTTCCGGACCCTGCGCGGCACGGCGTTCCGCGACCCGCGGTCGTACTTCTCACGCTACGCCGACCTCGACGACGACGAGGCGAACGCGACCGCCTCCGACATCTGGCGACGCATCAACGGCCGCAACCTGCGCGACAACGTCCTGCCGACCCGCTCCCGCGCCGACCTGATCCTCCAGAAGGGCCCGGACCACGCCGTCGAGCAGGTGCTGCTCAGGAAGCTGTGA